One window of Candidatus Babeliales bacterium genomic DNA carries:
- a CDS encoding leucyl aminopeptidase: MVNVSLATKDLLSQNVDCYAFIVEKDFDITYLSNTLKDVSPDFAAIVKQRKFVGNLQETIAVPVILDGRVAFCIVVGIGGKESKSVSAIERYRRALGQLVKEVRACKGASVALQVLAKLGINASAFYMAEQTVIALQMAQYHFDDYLTDKKSKENKLAEVILVADEQHEKEAERGIKDGNIIAKAVNQARHWVDTPPSNLTPQHMVEEAQKVAKRNDLKFTAFHEQEVIKMGMGGLAAVSKGSEIDCALIILEYKAKSPNVPTLCFVGKGITFDSGGLSLKPADYMETMKEDMSGAAAVISAIDALAQLQPDVNIVSIAPTSENLPSGRATKPGDIVTFYNGKTAEIKNTDAEGRLILADALSYAVKHYKPDVIVDLATLTGACSRALGPFYSGLFSEHPELVERLHKAGNLSGELLWQLPMGDDYKKAITSTVADICNIGSKQIPAGATTAAHFLQYFVDDVAWAHIDIAGTAFDVPNISYYRPGGTGVGVRLLVELAMNWKK, translated from the coding sequence ATGGTAAATGTTTCGCTTGCCACTAAAGATTTATTGTCTCAAAATGTTGATTGTTATGCTTTTATTGTTGAGAAAGATTTTGATATTACATATTTAAGTAATACCTTAAAAGATGTATCACCGGATTTTGCGGCTATTGTAAAACAGCGTAAGTTTGTCGGCAATTTGCAAGAAACTATTGCTGTTCCTGTAATACTAGATGGTCGAGTTGCTTTTTGTATTGTTGTTGGTATTGGTGGGAAAGAATCAAAAAGTGTGAGTGCTATTGAGCGTTATCGTCGAGCATTAGGTCAATTGGTAAAAGAAGTGCGTGCATGTAAAGGGGCTTCTGTTGCTTTACAGGTGCTAGCGAAGTTGGGTATCAATGCATCTGCATTTTATATGGCTGAGCAAACTGTTATAGCATTGCAAATGGCACAGTATCATTTTGATGATTATCTTACTGATAAAAAATCCAAAGAAAACAAATTGGCAGAGGTTATCCTTGTTGCCGATGAACAACATGAAAAAGAAGCTGAGCGTGGTATAAAAGACGGAAATATTATTGCCAAAGCAGTTAACCAGGCGCGTCATTGGGTTGACACTCCGCCATCAAACTTAACACCACAGCATATGGTAGAAGAAGCTCAAAAAGTTGCAAAACGCAATGATCTTAAGTTCACTGCATTCCATGAACAAGAAGTTATAAAAATGGGCATGGGTGGGTTAGCCGCTGTTTCGAAGGGTTCTGAAATTGATTGTGCATTAATTATTCTTGAATATAAAGCAAAATCACCGAACGTGCCCACACTTTGTTTTGTTGGAAAAGGAATTACTTTTGATTCTGGTGGATTAAGTTTAAAACCAGCAGATTACATGGAAACAATGAAAGAAGACATGTCTGGTGCAGCAGCAGTTATTTCTGCGATTGATGCGCTTGCACAGTTGCAACCAGACGTGAATATTGTTTCTATTGCACCAACCTCAGAAAATTTACCAAGTGGTCGTGCTACAAAACCCGGTGATATTGTAACGTTTTATAATGGTAAAACAGCAGAAATTAAAAATACGGATGCAGAAGGGCGCTTAATTCTAGCTGATGCTCTTTCATATGCGGTGAAACATTATAAGCCAGATGTAATTGTTGATTTAGCAACATTAACAGGTGCATGTTCGCGCGCGCTCGGGCCATTCTATAGTGGATTATTTAGCGAGCATCCAGAATTGGTTGAACGTTTGCATAAAGCAGGCAACCTTTCTGGGGAGCTTTTATGGCAGTTGCCAATGGGCGATGATTATAAAAAAGCGATTACTTCAACAGTAGCCGATATTTGTAATATTGGTAGTAAGCAAATACCAGCGGGAGCAACAACTGCAGCACATTTCTTACAATATTTTGTTGATGATGTTGCATGGGCACATATTGATATTGCAGGTACGGCATTTGATGTACCAAATATTTCGTACTATCGTCCTGGAGGAACGGGTGTTGGTGTTAGGTTGTTGGTTGAATTAGCAATGAACTGGAAGAAGTAA
- a CDS encoding thioredoxin family protein — protein sequence MKIYNKKIVKITMLCVLLVGGFLQAKVRAITTRRDFEQRLSKDGKDGMVVVLFYESQKRNGDARNRNKGLTRMYEDLSNYQPYNDADVVFLKVNTGRKELADLALLYSVKTVPTFIFFNSGKRCVDDQGSAIVLNGFVSRVDLQSFIDQYYGAEVKRRVAEKEDRRDQRMKEEGESWKPYFYPRDIFVRDYDTAESKKNME from the coding sequence ATGAAAATTTATAATAAAAAAATAGTAAAAATAACGATGTTATGCGTGTTATTAGTTGGTGGTTTTTTGCAAGCAAAAGTAAGAGCGATTACTACTCGAAGAGATTTTGAGCAACGTTTATCAAAAGATGGTAAAGATGGCATGGTAGTAGTACTTTTTTATGAAAGTCAAAAAAGAAACGGTGATGCGCGTAACAGAAATAAAGGCTTGACGCGCATGTATGAAGATTTGAGTAATTATCAACCATACAACGATGCGGACGTTGTTTTTCTCAAAGTAAATACTGGTCGTAAAGAGTTGGCTGATCTTGCTTTGTTATATAGTGTCAAAACTGTGCCAACATTTATATTTTTTAACAGTGGTAAACGATGTGTTGATGATCAAGGATCGGCAATAGTATTGAATGGTTTTGTTTCACGCGTAGATTTACAGTCTTTTATTGATCAGTATTATGGTGCAGAAGTAAAAAGACGTGTTGCAGAAAAAGAAGACAGAAGAGATCAGCGTATGAAAGAAGAAGGTGAAAGTTGGAAACCGTACTTCTATCCGCGTGATATTTTTGTACGAGATTATGATACTGCCGAGTCGAAAAAAAATATGGAATAA
- a CDS encoding alpha/beta fold hydrolase: MVMRVIKGHLGIFLCLLQVSVLSGYVQENTYGYVVPEKTKMSDGVVVEHVVLYPQEGHDSLEKITRNGMLARCDNAKATILICHGFMCDKYDVGILRKVFKKSQFNVMTFDFRAHGQDSQGQYCTFGRDEALDVIAAAKFLSNHPDLQGVPLIAYGFSMGAVSAIEAQALSLDLFDAMILDCPFESSEKVIKSGLEGLKGSVFGYEFDLPGKDFLQKYAFHPYVQALVKAVLKTVAQLDATGVNTNFCPLYPAESAKKIVVPVFFIHCKNDQKVSVEQVKHVYEGAAGFKRLWLTNGRRHYDSFFYNPEKYIEQVREFCSQVINDDISEMPQEGIIEDDEDDDHLFA; the protein is encoded by the coding sequence ATGGTCATGAGAGTCATAAAAGGCCACTTAGGCATTTTTTTGTGCCTTCTACAGGTATCAGTTCTTTCAGGATATGTGCAAGAAAACACCTACGGGTACGTTGTTCCAGAGAAAACCAAAATGAGCGATGGGGTGGTTGTGGAGCATGTGGTTTTATATCCGCAAGAGGGACACGATTCTTTGGAAAAGATTACCCGTAATGGGATGTTAGCCCGTTGTGACAACGCAAAGGCCACAATTTTGATATGCCATGGGTTTATGTGCGATAAGTACGATGTTGGGATATTACGGAAAGTTTTTAAAAAAAGTCAGTTTAATGTAATGACTTTTGATTTTAGAGCGCATGGGCAGGATAGTCAGGGTCAATATTGTACTTTTGGCCGCGATGAAGCGTTAGATGTGATTGCGGCGGCAAAATTTTTGAGTAATCATCCAGATCTCCAGGGTGTACCGCTTATTGCTTATGGCTTTTCAATGGGTGCAGTTTCTGCAATAGAAGCGCAGGCTTTGTCTTTAGATTTATTCGATGCAATGATCTTGGATTGTCCGTTTGAATCAAGTGAAAAAGTAATCAAGAGTGGGCTTGAAGGGTTGAAGGGTTCAGTTTTTGGGTATGAGTTCGATTTGCCAGGTAAAGATTTTTTACAAAAATATGCATTTCACCCGTATGTTCAAGCATTAGTTAAGGCAGTATTAAAAACGGTTGCGCAGTTGGATGCGACTGGTGTGAATACAAATTTCTGTCCTTTGTACCCTGCCGAATCAGCCAAAAAGATTGTTGTGCCAGTATTTTTTATTCACTGTAAAAATGATCAGAAAGTTTCTGTTGAACAAGTTAAGCATGTATATGAAGGAGCTGCTGGATTTAAGCGTTTGTGGTTAACAAATGGCCGTCGTCATTATGATTCATTTTTTTATAATCCAGAGAAATACATAGAACAAGTACGAGAGTTTTGTAGTCAGGTAATTAATGATGATATTTCAGAAATGCCACAAGAGGGCATTATTGAAGACGATGAGGATGATGATCATTTATTTGCTTAA